The following coding sequences lie in one Drosophila bipectinata strain 14024-0381.07 chromosome XR, DbipHiC1v2, whole genome shotgun sequence genomic window:
- the l(1)10Bb gene encoding protein BUD31 homolog, with product MPKVRRSRKPPPDGWELIEPTLEELEQKMREAETEPHEGKRITESLWPIFKIHHQKTRYIYDLFYRRKAISRELYDYCLKEKIADGNLIAKWKKSGYENLCCLRCIQTRDTNFGTNCICRVPKSKLEEGRIVECVHCGCRGCSG from the exons ATGCCCAAAGTACGCCGTAGTCGCAAGCCACCGCCAGATGGGTGGGAACTCATAGAACCCACTCTAGAGGAGCTGGAGCAAAAAATGCGCGAAG ctGAAACCGAACCGCATGAGGGAAAACGAATTACAGAATCTCTCTGGCCCATATTCAAGATACACCACCAGAAGACTCGCTACATATACGATCTGTTCTACCGGCGAAAGGCCATTAGCCGGGAACTGTACGACTACTGCCTGAAAGAGAAAATAGCTGATGGAAATTTGATTGCCAAGTGGAAGAAATCGGGCTATGAGAATCTGTGCTGTCTGCGCTGCATCCAAACCAGGGACACCAACTTCGGAACCAACTGCATCTGCCGAGTTCCCAAATCCAAGTTAGAAGAAGGCCGCATTGTCGAGTGTGTCCATTGCGGCTGCCGTGGATGTTCCGGCTAA